GTTCCGAGGTGGGCGAGGTCCGCGGCCGCTTCCGCCGCTGGTTTGACACGTTCAGGGGCAAGCCTCGCAAATGACGAGAAAGGGGCGCGGTGAAACTTCTCTCGCGCCCCTTCTTCTTCATCCAAATATCCCGGGGAGTCGCGCGGTACGCGCGGCGGGGCAGAGCCCCCTCAACGCCCCCGGATCCGCGGATCCATCGCGTCGCGCAGACCGTCACCGATATAGTTCACGCATAGCACCGTCAGCGAGATGAACACACCCGGCAGGATCACCCTGCTCGGATAAAGCACCATCTGGTCGACCGCATCATAGAGCAGCCGTCCCCATGTCGGGAAATCCGGCGGGAAACCCAGTCCCAGGAAGCTCAGCGCGCTCTCGGTGATGATCGCGGTGGCGATCCCCAGGGTCGCGGCGACCATGATCGGCGACAGGACATTGGGCAGGATATGCCGCAGGATCATCCGGCGCGGCGGCGTACCGATTGACCTGGCGGCCAGGATGAATTCGCGCTCTTTCAGCCCCAGCACATCGCCGCGCACGATCCGGGCCGATTGCATCCAGCTTGTCGCGCCGATGGCCGAGACGATCAGCATGAAGATGCCCATGGCCGGGCCGAAGGATTGCGAGAGCGGTTCGCGGAACAGCGTCACCATCAAGAGCAGCAGGGGCAGCAAGGGCAGTGCCAGGAACAGTTCCGTCAACCGCATCAGCGGCGCGTCGAGCCGGCGAAAATAGCCCGACAGAACCCCGATCGTGCTGCCCAGGAAGATGGCGATCAGCATCGCCGTCAGCCCCACCGCGATCGAGACGCGTCCGCCCGCCATCAGCCGGGCCAGCATGTCGCGGCCCAGCTGGTCCGTGCCCAGGGGGTGGTCGATGGAAAAGCCGCTATTGCGGGCGCGGATATCGACATAGGTCGGATCGAGCGTCCAGATCCACGGCCCGATCGATACGAAAAGCAGCACCCCGACAAACAGCACCAGCGCTACCATGGCACCCCGGTGGCTGCGGAATTGCCGCCAGACATCGCGCCACTGGCTGCGGGTCTCGCCACCGGCGACCTGTGGATCGTCGGGTGGCAGGGCGCTTGTCGCGGCGGCTGCCCCGGCGGTTTCCTCGATCAGTTCGTCGGTATTCATCCGTTGCTGGCGTTCTGTCTCAGTCATAGCGAATCCTCGGGTCCAGCACGCCATAGAGAACATCGGCAATCAGCGTGAATGTGACGATCAGGATGGCGAAGATGAAGGTGAGCGTCAGCACCATCGGGATGTCATTGGCGTGGATGGCCGAGATCAGCAACTGTCCCAACCCGTTCACCTTGAACACCTGCTCGGTGATGATCGCGCCGCCGAACACCGTGGGCAGCCCCAATGCGATGACCGTCACCACCGGGATGAGGCTGTTGCGCAGAACGTGTTTCAGCACAACCTTGCGTTCTCCCAATCCCTTGGCGCGGGCGGTCCGGACATAGTCCTGCCCCAGATTGTCCAGCATAGAGGCCCGCATGAAACGGCTGATCTGCGCGGCGTTATACAGTGCCAGCACCGTCACCGGCATGATCATCTGCCGCACCTGCACCATGACGCTATCCCAATCCTGCACCTCATGCGTCGTGTCGTAGACCGAGGGGAACCATTGCAGCTTGACCCCGAAGATGATGATCAGCACCACCCCGGTAAAGAAGGTCGGCATCGAGAAACCGACCATCGAGATGAAGGTGCCGAGCTGGTCGAACCAGCTATATTGCTTGTAGGCCGACAGGATGCCGATCGGGATCGCGATCATCACGCCGACGATATAGGACATGCCCACCACGGTCAGCGTCTGCGGCATGCGCTGCACGATCACGTCAAAGACCGGGCTGCGCGACTGGAAGCTGATGACCCGCTGCATCCCGTCACTGAAATAGGTGCCCAGCAACTGGTCGGTCCAGAACAGCGGCTCGACCCAGAAAAACTGCTTCAGCCACAACACGTAGCGGATATACCACGGCCGGCCGAGGCCAAGCGCCTCGCGCATCTTTTCCTTGACCTCTGGAGGGACGGTCAGCGGCACATCGCCCAGGGGGTCGCCGGGCGAGGCCTCCAAGAGCAGAAAGATCACCAGCGAAATGAACAGCAGGGTCGGGATCGCCAGCAATACTCGGCGGATCGTGAAATTCAGCATCCGGAACCTCTTTGACGCGTCAGGATGGACCCGGCCCGGCCGCTAGCGGCCGGGCCGGATTGCGATCATTCTTCGACGCGATGCCAATCGGCGACGTTCCAGAATTCGCTGTCCCAGGCATTCATGTGAACGCCGCCGAGCCGGTTCGAACTGACCGAGACACGGCCGCGCGCGATCAGCGGCAGATGGGTCATCGAATCACGGGTGATCATCAGGTTCATCTTCCGGGCAAGTTCCGCCCGCGCCTCGGTGCCCGCGGTCTGCGACATCTCTTCGATCAGCGCCTCGTATTCCTCGTTGCAGTAGCGGACATTGTTCTCGCCCTGCCACTGGTTCTCGGGGCT
This region of Paracoccus saliphilus genomic DNA includes:
- a CDS encoding ABC transporter permease, with product MTETERQQRMNTDELIEETAGAAAATSALPPDDPQVAGGETRSQWRDVWRQFRSHRGAMVALVLFVGVLLFVSIGPWIWTLDPTYVDIRARNSGFSIDHPLGTDQLGRDMLARLMAGGRVSIAVGLTAMLIAIFLGSTIGVLSGYFRRLDAPLMRLTELFLALPLLPLLLLMVTLFREPLSQSFGPAMGIFMLIVSAIGATSWMQSARIVRGDVLGLKEREFILAARSIGTPPRRMILRHILPNVLSPIMVAATLGIATAIITESALSFLGLGFPPDFPTWGRLLYDAVDQMVLYPSRVILPGVFISLTVLCVNYIGDGLRDAMDPRIRGR
- a CDS encoding ABC transporter permease yields the protein MLNFTIRRVLLAIPTLLFISLVIFLLLEASPGDPLGDVPLTVPPEVKEKMREALGLGRPWYIRYVLWLKQFFWVEPLFWTDQLLGTYFSDGMQRVISFQSRSPVFDVIVQRMPQTLTVVGMSYIVGVMIAIPIGILSAYKQYSWFDQLGTFISMVGFSMPTFFTGVVLIIIFGVKLQWFPSVYDTTHEVQDWDSVMVQVRQMIMPVTVLALYNAAQISRFMRASMLDNLGQDYVRTARAKGLGERKVVLKHVLRNSLIPVVTVIALGLPTVFGGAIITEQVFKVNGLGQLLISAIHANDIPMVLTLTFIFAILIVTFTLIADVLYGVLDPRIRYD